In the Hordeum vulgare subsp. vulgare chromosome 7H, MorexV3_pseudomolecules_assembly, whole genome shotgun sequence genome, one interval contains:
- the LOC123409314 gene encoding uncharacterized protein LOC123409314, giving the protein MLTLDLNIPPGLQVHDKGEGSNGRRQGRLGVGHAGCGRGQAVVRHIGSSSGAERHLRFGWRHSRGFAEHEDSGAYSAHDDGAFVSHDGGAYSAHDDDALGAHDGGAFVSRDGGAYNAHDGGAYGAHDDDAFGAHDGGAFVSHDGGTYGAHDGGAYGAHSDDAFGAHDEGAFVSHDGDAYGAHDDDGHDTDQQDEEDGHGTDHNAEDHENNNIIDLNVMANRRRRTFHTDDDKRLLYTAILEINGRGPLKRGVTKKISAKHKVPVRVLRRIWDNGRRGGGVNAVINKRAGRVGRKCVTLDSDALAAVPPNDRTTIRDVAGALNMAKTTVHRLLKEHELCKHTNELKPMLTEENKKARVTYCISNLEPASMPENPVFKDSFNVVHIDEKWFYRTRKTQGVYLGINEPNPVRHTKNKGHIEKIMFLAAVARPRYDMQGNCTFDGKIGIWPYVEWKPAQRRSPNRPRGTLELKPCDRVGMEKSREYLITKVLPAIKEKWPQEDRCKPIFIQQDNAKTHVRPDDPVVCAAATQDGWDIRVVMQPLNSPDTNALDLGVFNSLQSAFEKKMPKNLQEILQKVDETWNEHDADKSNRVFLSNQAVMREIIKHKGSIDYDLPHLKKKSFGRGKLPRRLPCEPEFVVAALEYVA; this is encoded by the exons ATGCTTACTTTGGATCTTAATATACCACCCGGGCTACAAGTCCATGACAAAGGAGAAGGAAGCAACGGCCGCAGGCAAGGCCGGCTAGGCGTAGGTCATGCCGGCTGCGGGCGAGGACAAGCTGTTGTTCGCCACATAGGCAGCTCGTCCGGTGCTGAACGCCATCTTCGTTTTGGCTGGCGCCATAGTCGTGGGTTCGCCGAGCATGAGGACAGCGGCGCGTACAGCGCACATGACGACGGTGCTTTCGTTTCTCACGACGGCGGCGCGTACAGCGCACACGACGACGACGCTTTGGGCGCTCACGACGGAGGCGCTTTCGTTTCTCGCGACGGCGGCGCGTACAACGCACACGACGGCGGCGCGTACGGCGCACACGACGACGACGCTTTCGGCGCTCACGACGGAGGCGCTTTCGTTTCTCACGACGGCGGCACGTACGGCGCACACGACGGCGGCGCGTACGGCGCACACAGCGACGACGCTTTCGGCGCTCACGACGAAGGCGCTTTCGTGTCTCACGACGGCGACGCGTACGGCGCACACGATGATGACGGCCACGACACGGACCAACAGGACGAGGAAGACGGCCACGGCACGGACCATAACGCCGAAGATcatgagaacaacaacatcatcgaTCTAA ATGTGATGGCCAataggaggagaaggacattTCATACTGATGACGATAAGCGTTTACTGTACACggccattttggagataaatggccgTGGTCCGTTGAAACGTGGGGTGACAAAGAAAATATCAGCTAAACATAAAGTGCCGGTTAGGGTTCTTCGACGGATATGGGACAATGGTAGGAGAGGTGGTGGTGTGAATGCGGTTATCAACAAGAGGGCGGGCAGAGTTGGTAGAAAGTGTGTTACATTGGACTCAGATGCTTTAGCTGCCGTCCCTCCAAATGATCGAACAACAATTAGAGATGTTGCCGGTGCATTGAACATGGCGAAGACCACCGTTCACAGGCTTTTGAAGGAACATGAGCTATGCAAACACACCAATGAACTCAAGCCTATGCTaacagaagaaaacaagaaagctCGTGTCACGTATTGCATTTCAAACCTAGAACCTGCTAGTATGCCGGAGAACCCTGTCTTCAAGGATTCGTTCAATGTGGTCCATATTGATGAAAAGTGGTTTTATCGTAcaagaaaaacccaaggggtttatTTGGGCATCAACGAGCCGAATCCCGTGAGGCACACCAAAAACAAGGGACACATCGAGAAGATCATGtttcttgctgctgttgctagGCCAAGATATGATATGCAAGGCAATTGTACTTTTGATGGTAAAATTGGAATTTGGCCCTATGTTGAGTGGAAACCGGCGCAGAGGAGAAGCCCAAACAGGCCTAGAGGAACTTTGGAGCTCAAGCCATGCGATAGAGTCGGCATGGAGAAGAGCCGGGAATACTTGATCACAAAGGTGTTGCCGGCAATCAAGGAGAAGTGGCCGCAAGAGGATcgatgcaagcctattttcatccaaCAGGACAATGCCAAGACACATGTCCGACCAGATGATCCGGTGGTATGTGCGGCGGCTACTCAAGATGGTTGGGACATTAGGGTTGTGATGCAACCACTTAATTCTCCAGACACTAACGCTCTAGATCTTGGCGTTTTCAACTCTCTTCAGTCCGCGTTTGAGAAAAAGATGCCAAAGAATCTTCAAGAAATTCTTCAAAAAGTGGATGAGACCTGGAATGAACATGATGCAGACAAGTCCAACCGTGTGTTCCTTAGCAACCAAGCCGTAATGCGGGAAATAATAAAACACAAGGGTTCCATAGACTATGATCTTCCTCACCTTAAGAAGAAGTCTTTTGGAAGGGGCAAACTACCACGTAGGCTACCTTGTGAGCCCGAATTTGTAGTCGCGGCACTAGAATATGTAGCCTGA